The DNA segment GCGCAAGATGGATAACGTGTCCCGTGGAAACGGGTTTAAGCGTGAAAGTAATCGAGGAAGCagttgaagagaaagaaagagagggaaggtAGATGTTAGACGggtaacagcaacagcagcagcgtGTTGAGACCCGGTAAAAGCTTCATTTTCCTTCAAAAATCTTCTTCTACCGTTGTTaacttctttcattctttctttatttctttctttccttatttattttttttttttttattttgttttgttttgtttcggggttttttttcatttttatcatcctCCCGCTGTTCGTTCTATCTGGAgcgaataaaatcgaattagTAGTGGAGCGTTACCAATCGAGAGATCGAACAAAGTTGAACAGAATCATATTGCATTGTCATTCGTTCCGGTGTATAATCTTTCTTCCAACGAAATTACACGTGAATTTCTCGTATACTGAATGAAAATGTATcaaatagttaaaaaaaaaaaacaaaaaaaaaaaacaaaaaattgataCACAATCACAAACATAGCTATATTCATTGAGGACCTGCTAACTCCTGTCAAAagttttttctgttcttcttctttttttttcttttcttttcttttttttttttttcttgaaaaaatacTTACAAATGAATAACTTGCTTGAAGGACGAAGTCCTTTCCGATCGAAGTTCTTTCAAATTCTTCGAagaattaatagaaatgaaacaTCTGTTGGGGACGGGGGGAGGTAGGGAAATTCTAATCTAATTTAAATCCTATAACATCCAATGAAACTTTTTTGAAATactctttcaaaaaaaaaaaaaaaaaaaaaaagaaaggagaaatgtttagaaagaatttttaatcgagttagaaaaagaaaaaagaaaaagatgcttttgacgaaggaagaaatattttctttctttttttttttttttttttttttcttcttgttttgttCCCGTTTTGTTCCGTTGAGATCAGTGCGAGTAATGGCCCTACATCTGAGGGGTAGCAAGGATGTCAAGAAGAGCTCGTACTACGTTTGGTATCTTGGTGCGAGGGAGGCCAAGGGTGTGGACGCGATGCCCGGTGCCATAGCTTACCTGCTCGAACGAGAACGACTTCAAGAACCTTTCAAGGTCACTTTACAGGTGAGCGCTACCATTTCGAGATCCGGTTTTGGCGCCTACCGTCCGAAAATATTCTAAGACATGACGTTTGTTTATCGATATGAAGCAAGCCTTACGAATTTTctacgtttatttttattatttccatttttgcACTTCTTCTATCCTctaatcttttttgtttcttttttccccctttcctttctcttcttcttcttctttttctttttatgtttttttttttttttccccccttagAGAAGGTTAGATACGAGGTATCATAAAATTCCCTTTTTTACGATTGCAGATCCGGCAAAAAACCGGATACCTCTGAAAATTGCCATGTTATTTTCCACCAAAAGTTAAATCTAGTcgagatattttcaaattgataCGAGGGATAAATTTAGAAATGATGATAAGGAAAGGATGTCGACTAAAAGTAATTCTCAATTTCGTTTTCATTCTTATCTTCTTACGtcccatatttttcttctttccctttatcagaaatgaatatatctgaggtatttaaattttcatagaaagtgggaatgaaattgataattaggaaatataaatcgagaaagaaagagagataattcTATTCACTGACGTCACATTTCTACTCCATTCCTTTAGCTTTTTCCATCGAAAACAAGTCTACAGAAACGTTAAGTTTCTCTACTTAATATTGATAAGTAGATGGAATTAAAaatggaaattaaaaaaaaaaaaaaaagttaatccTCCGTTGGCTTCATTCCTATCACGTTGTTTccttcataaaaaagaaaaatttatggtAGTTAAagatcgtttatatatatatatatatataaaaaaaagaaaaaaaaatgatttaggTCTTAACGCTAACACGAGAATAGAATTCGTTTGTATCTAATCAAAAAtttaatcctttttatatatatacattgatattttttaagtGACTTGATTCAAAAGTCCATTCCATttgtttgaaagaaaattttccaataattttggaaatcgaaaaatcgatagaaaatgaaaaagaaaaattataattatccaatataatgatttaatcTATCTATAAAACGTCATAAGATACGTGGGAAGGACCTTGCCACTTAACTAACACCCACTAGAATAATTTATGCTAATGAATTatgaagaattaatatataacgaATTCATTGACCCGAATCTTCATACGACGAATGAAACGAGGCGTCTTCGATatgggaaaagagaaacggcatgcgaaattctttctttctttctttcattctttcattcttttattcttaatctctctctctctctttctctctcaccctttAAGTAGTTACGAGTTAGCGCGGGCGATTTGAAATCATCGTAATCCTTTAAGATAGGCAAAGAAACGTGTAAAACGTGTTAAGAATGAAGAACAACTTAAACGaatctaattttataattaaatgaaatattattagtacagttatatcaaatatattgattttaaattaaaaagagagatagagatagagatagagatagagagagagggagaaataatattaatgaatcgCGAAAATGAtctaatttttaaatcatatcTCGTTGAATTAGTTAATAAatagattgtaaaaaaaaaaaaaaaaaaaaaaaaaagaaacgaaacaaatgATAAATCGAATTTCTATACGTACATTAATCGAAGCTCGAGTATCACGTAATAAAATTGACgtgattattttaaattttgtcTGGGATAAATTCGCGAAACACGAAACACTGTTGCGTTGTAAATGTcgcgaaaaagataaaagaatgagatcattattattatcattatcattattatcatcatcataattattattattattattatcattatcattattattattgtgaaatAATAGCAGTGAGTGATCCGCCTAATTATTGTGCaactataattacaaaaagcCTGTCATAAAGAGAAAGTCTTAAAAAACTTTTGTCGAATAAGATGGAGGAGGATCATTCTATGCGCTAAAATTTACTTAAATCGGTAAAGCAATGACAATGTTAtcacaatgattataatatggACAGGCTTGTTAATTGCTTAGATTGTTTGTTTTAAGTAGTCGAAGAATGCGCTAAGATGACGCCTTCTTTCTGAAAGTGTTCTTTTCTCTAGTTATTTCCCCCTAtcacctatctctctctctctctctttctctctctctctctctctatatatatatatctcattctctctttctctctcttttggcCTTTTAAACGAGGATCGCACGTAATCGTCGAGCGAGATGTAGTAATTACGTCGTTCGCGTTTCCGCTATCGTGAACAATGCCACGCGTGTCACCGTAAGAAACAAAACGTAAGAGACTAGTCTTACGAGATTTTCATGTTCTGTCTCTTAACTGAGATAAGTATAAGAGATAATTATTTGATGATCCATAGTGTTGCGTGAATGGACGTTGAATCATTCCTTATTTAAATGCGAAACCTTTGTacagatatattttcattgtaatttataatcgGGAACGTTCGATGAGAgatttggaaaaagaaataaaaaaataaaaaaaaaaagaaaaaaaaaacaagattattttaaatcattcaatttaaataaaattattttatcaaataagaTTGGCACATCTTCATAATATCATCCAATAGGAAATAACATTTCATATAACtatatggatatatttttatcgtaattacgatCTAACATCTgattagataattaaaaaaaaattatctcacATTATTAGATtcataatacaattatatatagaataagattaatacatttatattattctacgaataaatattagaaaacgTATACGTGTTTATCTTTGATCAAATTGATAGAGATACGACGATtacatgttatttttattgttctaaCATCCCTAGTAACGCCTAAACGATGTTACTCgattaataatagcattattgTCGATAGGTGAGCAGTAAGGGTCTGAAGATCATTCAAACTGTTCATCCTGGTGGTTCTACTAGATCAGCTGTGAAACATTTGGTACCAGGTCATGCTGTATTGGCTGCTGTTCAAAGAGAAGACATCGTAGCAGCTACTTTGCTCTTACCAAATCCTGCCACCAACAATCCAGTTCATGTTCATGCATATaggttttcatttttttctctctttcttttttccttttttctcttatcataTTAATTGTTCCTTAACGTGCCCGATTATACAGCTTTTTCTGCCTTCACTCGTCTATGACTTCGTTATCAAACTTTCAtctcatttattatcataactattctatattttttttcctcccttttttactttttgtctttctttttttttttttttaagataataaattttgttccttttcattttctgcttttattattattattattattattattattattattattattattattaatatgaaggataaagaaaaaagatacgtTCTCCAAAGATGGAGGTCGATTCGTTCATCAGCTTGATCTTATGGATTATAGgtctttattttacttaattaTCCTTCCACTTCGTATAACGAGCTGttaacatatttttcattatatcttGATGATGAGGAATCCACCTACTCTCTCATATTCTCACGGATTAAGATTGAAAAAATCAGAAGCCTTCGGTTTCTCCGAGATAAATATGATTTGTTATGGAAAAACTGGCCCAGTTTATGAATTCTAATTACCATTTTACTTACAATTATgtgattcgataataataataataataataataataataataataataataataataataataataataataataataatataccatTCACCACACACGAGTACCGTTATCGAAACTTTCCGTTCGATCAGATGCGACTCGGTCGAGACAGCTGAATTGTTGGGTGGACAACTGAAGGCATTGGCGTCGCAAACAGATAATTTAGCAAGAGTATCCTCTGGTGAAGGTAGAATCCGAAGTAATTTGGGTAGCGATGGGCGAAGTACAAGAGAATCCGAATCATCTGAAGGTAGTGGAGAATTGAAACATGATCCTATCCAAACTACAACGATATACGAATCATTGGCAGCCGAATTGAGAGCGAAATTAGGTAAGAAGctgataaaaattgaataaacgaatgaaacCAAGTGACAATGTATGTCcatctttatttcattcaggTCGTGGAAATTCAGGAGACAACGACGTTGGACCTATATTGTTACCACCACGTGACTATGACACAGTTCACAGGCATCGTGGTAACTTAGCTGGTATCGAATTTAGGCGTTGCTTAAATCAAACCATAGTGGGTGGTAGTACAACTGTTGATCGAGGTGGTACAAGGAGTGCAGCTAGCAGTGGAATTGGATCGGATAGTGCGGCTACTCCTCCACCGTATCAATCTCATCATCCTTTAGGTCCAAGACCTTCGAGACCTTCGAGAGATTCCTCTTCTGGTAAGCAAACAACTCTCTAAGTTAATTTCGaaagtctttctttctctctctctctctctttttctatcccttGTGGTTCTATTAGCCGGTAAAAACGATTTCTACAGAAATCGAGGCCTCTCTGCTTCAATGGTTCAATGTACTCTTGTGAATACACTTATGCGGTCGAAGTAACTCTCTGGCGTGTTTAGAATAAACTCATGGAAAGTCGTCAattggatcgatcgattgatcgatccaATGAACGCATCGTAACATAGAGAGGATAATCATGATGGCTACCGTGGTTAGATCTTGCTAAATGGAAAGTgaaagtttcttctttttttttttctctctctctctctctctttcttcttgcggattatttctttttgcgGATCACCAACAGGAAATTGACGAGAATCGatagaaagatttttataattaatgcaTGGGAATGGTATGAGAGAGtttataagatcaaacaagCTTTCAAACTCGAAACTTGTCTTGAACTTCTTATCAATTAATTCCTGTCATTAATTGTAACTTGAACCTcgatataacatttttcttttcttttcttttctttccttttcttattgtcATTGAATCGAATCTTTGTCTtcgtcattaatattgttattactgctaaTGACAAGTTCCTGAAATTTTTccaagtttctctctctttttttttttttttctttttttttttttttgaaaatgtcAAACGTCATTAGAATGAGGAATTTAAGTTGAAAAGACAGAAATTTGGACGCTTTCTATTCGCTCGGCAGGTGTGTCCGCACGAATCTTATCGGCTCTCGTAGAAAACCGGGCAGAAGCGAGAAGCGACCCCCTAACCCAATTTCTTTAGCCACCTCGAAAATCCAATGGTGTGTCGGGCACTTACATGcttgatatctttttttttttttttatcctctcatattctttttctttcctcttcttcttcattcgaaTCGACATTCTAACGGAAATGAACGGTGCGATATCCTTTTCAGTTTTAACACGACGTGTTTAGAAAATTGataagtttattataattcaagtgtttcttctaattaaaaaaatgtaaaatgaatCGAGGGTTCccatgttaattaataattcttgataataaaaaacagtaatatacatgtgtacatatatatatatatatatatatatgaacgagatgaaaattaaaagagacggacgatttccttttctctttcttttctttttcaaacatGTTTTTTAACGGACGACTGACCTAATATCGCTtcgatgataaagaaaagaaaagaaaaaaaaaaaagaaaaaaaaaaagaaaaaaaccagggaaaaaaagaaaaagaaaaaggaaaagaaacagtaACAACTTAACATCGGATATACTTCGGTGTTTAAGTATGTTTGTACATACGTGTGATGGAgcgagatgaaaagaaaaagagagacagagagaaagagagagaaagagagagagagagagagagagagtaccaCCAAGCTTGGGCACCTGTTACAGTGGAAGGTGTACCGTTAGGACGTCGTGTCAGCGACAGGTACCAGCCTACGGGCACATGTATCTCGATTCCAGGGCTTTTACTCGACCGCAAAAACCAACCAGCTTTAGATTGACTCGTgctatcgattatattacaaaCGTCAAATATTAAATCCCCGAAACTTatcttatatctatatttcatATGACATTTGACATTCATATACGTATCTCCaaactattatttctatttgccTGAAACATATGTTAATCTACAATTTGCACtttgaaaattctttctttcattttctttttcccttttttttctttttttttttaaccgttTCATTGTGAGAACGTTCAAGGTCATTGTACGATTCCACTCATGACAAGATTTCTGGATTTCTGGGTTCTCCATTAATGAGATCTAATCATGGAAAATATTCCAAAGAaatcttccatttcttttttttcttttttttttttttttttttttactcgctTATTTCGTAAAGACCATTAACTTTCATCTCAACCGCGATATttagatttttcattaatgaaaaatattcgaagaaaatttataatatttcatttgatcaTTCTCGACGGCTTTTCGACGGCGTATATTATTCgatcacttttttctcttttctcttttttttttcttttttttttttgttttttttttttttgtctctacAAAAATtgctctctcttctttttcaattgaTGTAGATCAAAGCTTTCCAATGTCaactattcttcttttctacctGCTCTTCCCCTTCCCCCGCCTACCCCTACTTCCATTAATCGAATACAAATCATGATTGTAGATAAGTATAACTCGACTGGTATACTTCTCGACTCGCATAAATTATACAGGCAATTTGCGTACGTATAGGTGGATACGTAATAGGTAAGTCGCGTGAAACCATCGTTGCCTAGATTCCATGCGAGGAATTGTCCCGCTCAGAAGGCACctcgattaaattattacgtCGCACGGGAGTTAGCTCGCCGTGAAATCGATTCCGCATTATTATTCCAGTaccgttcttcttcttcgaaagaGAAACACTTGCTCACGTATTTGCTTGCAAAAATGTTCACGAAtaaattgatgataataataataataataataataaagaaaaatgtatttattaaaataattacgtcAGAGCAATGAGATTagttgattcttttttttttttttcattacttctgattagatcaattttttttttttttttttttttttttttttagtagtaattttttcttttcctttcattatGCTCACGTATATcttatgaaggaaaaaaaaaaaaaagaaaaaaaaaatcattcattCTAGTTAATTCAAAGGAAGGaatgtataaattaaatttatataaaggcAAGATAAAATCACATACAACACTTATCCTAGTTTCATCCTGATATTGAGAAGATGTTAGTCAATCGACTCAACAACCTTTAACACTAAGAACTTAGTATGGTAACGGCACtccaactctttctctctctctctctctctctctctctctctctctctctatctatctatctatctctatctctatctctctttctctatgctAGAAATTATTGCGCAAAAGAGTGGTTTTGAGGTGCGTTCGAGAGAAAGACGAGACGGCATGAAGAAAGAAGCGAGGTCATTGGCAGACGATGATAGTAATGACCAGAAGAGAAAACGATTACGATAAATCtaacaatgacgatgacgatgacggcgccgccgacgacgatgacgacgagcacgacgacgatgatgatgatgatgatgataatgatgatgttgGAGATCATAATTACTATGATACAATGTCCTTTCCTATAATGTTGACCAGGACTAATGTGGAATCCAAGAAAATTCGTACGTTAATCGAGCTCGTGGGAGGCCAAACATGAAGTTCCGCATTCTCGGCCCATAGCCTGAGGCTTTCTTTAGCCTTCTTCGTGTCTTATTGAGAAactcaaagaagaagaagaagaagaagaagaagaagaagaagaagaagatgaagaagaagaagcagaagaagcaaaagcagaagaagaagaagaaaaagatcgtcgtctttaacctctctctctctctctctctctctctctccctctcttattTCATTACCTGTCCACACTTTAAATCTCTTCGTGACCTCTCTCGGATTCTTCTCTACAGAATTCTACTCGACCGATTTGCCTTGACTCGCGTTTTCTCGAGTCACCTTACTGACCGAGATGCTAGAGATTTTATCTAGTAACGTTTATATCATGCCTCTCTtcgatatatgtgtgtgtgtgtgtgtgtgtgtgtgtgtttgtttgtatGCATGATGAGTATATCTATCCAAAGAGTTTCTAATATCTTAGAGGAAAGATTCGTTTGCGATCTTTTCACCTTACTTTTTCATCATCTTTCCACAAATTGACCTCAAatcttcaaatttcttttttaactattatttaggataatatattgatattaattaatttacagaTGACGATTGGGGCGCTGGTACAGAGGAAAGTCATTATTTCCCAGACGTGGAGACTACTGGTTCGAGTTTGACATTACCAAGGCTACCTAGAAGTCCAGAAAGACATCCAATTCAGCAACAACCAACGAGAGGTATATCGCCTGGTTGTAATAGAAATCGTAGGGCACCAGAATTGAGACAAAGATCACCGAGTCCTCAGTATCAGCCAAAAGTAAATCCTGGAGAAGTGACAAGTCCAAGAGAAAGGTTCCAAGATGCTAAAGAAATGTTCAGGGCCATGGAGAGGGAAGCTATCGGTAGACCAGTCCTCTCCAGGCAGAGAGAGTCAGATGGTCATCATCATGTTCATAGGTAAAACCCtcctacaataataaataaacaacgtatttatattcaattcgTTGTTGATCGAAGGAAagtaagaatttaaaaaaaaaaaagtaaactgGCCTGGTGAAAGGTCGCCGTTTCTCTTAGAATAAACCAGATTCTCCTTGGAAACGAGTTGATTTATTCCTCTTGTAAAAGTTAAGATGTGTCACGTAGTCATTTTCATTCTCACCGTATTTGGTTTGGTTTAGTTTTCCCTTCTTCATTCTACTATGACATTTCTCTAAACGTCATATCTAAGTTAGAGATTTCTCTTATCTCTTAAGTCAATCAATCCATGATACAACTGTTAATTACTTTTCATATTTGATCTTTTGACAGGGTGGAATCATCTAGACAAGTTCACGAGGATCGTTCTATTCGTTCACATCAAACCAACGTGAATTCTTCGCCTGCGCACGATCATCAACAAATCAGACGAAGTCATACCGAGCTTGATCGAGAGAATGAACTTGCTTATCGAGCGAGACCAAGACCTAGAACTCATCATTATGGAATAGATCAACCATCTGAATCGGAAACTACGACTAGGCCACGGCCGAGAAGCTTTTATGAAAATCCAGTTGTTGGGAGAGAGTTTCGTGAACAGAGGAATTCTATCGATCCTCGAGAAGTGAGAGATCTTtctaatcattttcattttcatctgaCAAAACAATACAATTGTTATCAAAGAATACTCAATAAGacaatgataatttaattgtCTTACAAtctatgatataattaaaagtatttatgTTAAAAGGGAAGtcttagaattaaaaaatagaagaaattattaaataaaagtctacattttcataaaaaaaaaaaaaaaaaaaaatatacatatatataaattgttatatatagattattattatcattaagtcATCATATATGattgaatttaaatgaaaagaaattctaaattgaaaatcattgttattattaattaaattgatttatatatatatatatatgtatataattacattgtaaagtttcaatattaattaatttttaataatatttcagtCACGAGACTTTCGAGACCGAGCATATACACGGGAATTACGTGAAAAAGTTCGTGCAAGGGCAACGACTTATCAAGAATTATCAGAACACGAGAGATATCCTGGACTCGATCGTGAAAGTGCCAGACCACCGTTAGAAATTGTCCCGACACCCGGTAGATATCGTCACAGCTATGCAGAACCACCCAGACTTGGATTAGCTGCGTTACATCCTTACTGACGAAGTcaattaacattaatgatcgttaattaacgatgtctttcttttttttctactttatcgatcgatcgatcgagttaGCAATCGTtgaagatttttcttctttttttttttttttttattttttgattgttccttcttcgttcaaaagatgaaaatatttcacatcCATTCTGATCtgtaaacaaatgaaaaattgttgtTAATCGTTATGTTCATTCGAAATAACGAATAGgatcttatattaatataaaattttaaatttgaaagaacgaattaaaatattttcatgacGATCAAACGTCATTCTCGTTATAATAAATGAGGAAGCTCTCgttaatgagagaaagagggagagagagagagagagagagagagagagagagagagggggatcATTGTTGATAATTAACGTGAATTACAGATTACGTATTATATTGTTATGCGCCAGATGCCagactaacgataataataataataacaacaaattgtaataacgacaataacagtaacaataataattttaataacaagtCAATTTATTCTCCAagattttctccttttttaatcCGATTTCGAggatttcgataaatttatttattcgatgaaGAAATCATTGGATAATTCTTCTCAcgaaatacaaagagagaaagagagagagagagagagagagagagaattcgaaAAAGTTACAAAATTTACGTGAAATAAGTATTCTTAAGAAGAAATCCAAAACATTggtcgaaataaatatttaatgttgaCTACTTTCTCTACGAAATTCTTTATACTTTACTCATGTTTTTTGATGCACGAATCGACGCGATGCATTTTAACATGATGATCTCTCCGTGATTGTGGGTGTGATTTATGtcttaaaagagaaaacaacaaaaaaaagaaaaaaaaagaaagaaaatttattttaatacatttgaaaaagtgaacgtaataaaaaaaaaaaaaataaataataataataataataataataacaacgacgaatatattgaattgtgttcattcgatgaaaataatttgtttgaaaagttttttaaaagtctaataaaaaagttataaaacaacgaataaaattaattgaaaataaataattcaatagaCTCGATTTCTCTGAATTCTAAGAAACATCAGAGGTCCCTAAGGCTAACGATTAGATAATTAACTATGTCAAGAATTTTCCTAAAACTTTCTATTtactaattctctctctctctctctctctctctctctctttctctttctttctttctctctctctctctctccctctctttgcttattttaaatgaaagaaaaagaatgtttgtgtaaattttcgaaactttttcCAGAAGAATGATTTACATGCCTCTTTTTGTGGATTACGGGGTAACCGTGTACTCGCTCGAATAGTAAATTACTTTCGCGGTTAGCAGAGCAGGAAGTGACCACTTTGCATTGTTTGATATACCGAGTCTCTTATACGAATAACAAATGAATAGAAAGTCATTCTTGATGGTGTGGCCGAACGTAACACGATCTCGATGCACCGTTTTCTTTTGCCACCGGACATTCCAATGATCAATCAAGTATTACAaacataaatatctatatagatatgtacttGATAATACTTGATTATCTTATATGATTATAACTACtatgacatttttaatattatttgtaataataattttttatgaattgtatacatatattaattatatatatatatatatatatatatatatatatatatatatatatatatatatattatttaaattaattatatatatatatatatatatatatatttatttcattgaaattttacttttacttttacttttactttttatgaaaaaaaaaaaaaaaaaaaaaaaaaaaaagaagaacgacttttctaaattaattaatatcgaataaataaaaagttatgaGTTATTGCGACAAtgcaataatgaaaaatatttctttaaattgaaATGCAGTGTCTTCGCAGAAAGagtactcttttttttttttttctttttttttcttcttcgttcacgAGAAAAGATGTTACGCGATTCTTCTTTCATCGCGCGTAACACGCGATATAAAGCAAAGAGTAATATCTCAAGATGCagttttatttcgtaaaaatcaAAAGACCGAAACCGACACGTTCgaatcgtcgtcgttctctctcgtttttcctCTTGACGAAGTATGCAATCGCTTGGAACGTTACACACACTCATGGATGGAACGTCTGCATACCGGGTGACCGTTACGGTGACGTATGAAAACGGTACCAAGAACCTCTATAGAATTCCTCGGTTAGCAACGAGTaagtaatgtaatgtaattcGCACAGTGTGTAAGAGGCTGACTCTTAATGAAATTCAACAATTCGATTACCGTTGTAATTGCATACTATCTTGGCAAACAGATTGGTAAATGACTTTATCTATTGCcggttatatataaaaaaaaaaaaaaaaaaaaaaaaaagaaaagaaaaagaaaaaaaaaagaagtcgaaCGTTATTCAACCCgagttaataaattaatcgttcaacaaatttttaatcgatgatCCGATTACTTtctataagg comes from the Vespa crabro chromosome 14, iyVesCrab1.2, whole genome shotgun sequence genome and includes:
- the LOC124429172 gene encoding uncharacterized protein LOC124429172, coding for MALHLRGSKDVKKSSYYVWYLGAREAKGVDAMPGAIAYLLERERLQEPFKVTLQVSSKGLKIIQTVHPGGSTRSAVKHLVPGHAVLAAVQREDIVAATLLLPNPATNNPVHVHAYRCDSVETAELLGGQLKALASQTDNLARVSSGEGRIRSNLGSDGRSTRESESSEGSGELKHDPIQTTTIYESLAAELRAKLGRGNSGDNDVGPILLPPRDYDTVHRHRGNLAGIEFRRCLNQTIVGGSTTVDRGGTRSAASSGIGSDSAATPPPYQSHHPLGPRPSRPSRDSSSDDDWGAGTEESHYFPDVETTGSSLTLPRLPRSPERHPIQQQPTRGISPGCNRNRRAPELRQRSPSPQYQPKVNPGEVTSPRERFQDAKEMFRAMEREAIGRPVLSRQRESDGHHHVHRVESSRQVHEDRSIRSHQTNVNSSPAHDHQQIRRSHTELDRENELAYRARPRPRTHHYGIDQPSESETTTRPRPRSFYENPVVGREFREQRNSIDPRESRDFRDRAYTRELREKVRARATTYQELSEHERYPGLDRESARPPLEIVPTPGRYRHSYAEPPRLGLAALHPY